The Chryseobacterium phocaeense genome includes the window TCATCAAGACTATAGATAATAGTTTGATAGCGATTCTTTGTTAAGTATGGCATGAGAGAAAATTTAATCATTAACAATCATTGCATTTTCTATCTCATCCAGTCTATAGTAAACTCTGGAGCCGAGTTTATGGGGTTTCAGAATTCCACGCTTACGCCACTCATGAATAGTAGGTTTAGACACACCAAAACGCTCACATACTTCATCAGCAGAGAGATAGCGTTTGGGTTCATTTTCTTTGAAGGTTTTCTCCAAATCAGTAAGTAAGGATTCTTTTACTTTACTTACGATTTCATTGATGAAGTTTTCGGGTTCTACTCCGATAAAATTAATTTGTTCCATTGTATTGTGATTTTTTATCGCTGTTTCACAATACAAAGATTAAAATTATGCTTACTGTATTTTACTTGATAGGGGTAGATCTGAGGTAGTGTTGCGGTAGTAGATGGATTAATATAATTTCAGAATATAGCTTCAGTAGCTCTTTGAGTTATAGAAATTTTTGATCTTCATTCTATGTTTTTCGGTTATCTGATAATCTTTGGAAGATTTATTATTGCTCCTTCTGTTAAGACAGTATTTTTTTACATTGGTATAGCTTCCTCCAATCAGATTATAAATAATTTTATATTCATTTTCGGAGCTTACTCCATCCTTAACAAGTTTGGCAAACATGCCCAAGTGCTCCAGAAGAGCTATTTTTTCAGGAATTGTCAGGTTACTTTTCATCTCTGCTTCTTCCTTAATTTCAGGAGTGATCTTTTCTAAAATAAATGTATTGATGAGTTTCATTTCATTTAAAAAAGCAAAGTATTGATCGTAATCAAAGAGTATAACACCCATTTTAAATCTTCCTTCTTCAAACATCGTATTTCCTTCACCATCTTTGACAGGTTCATTATTATCGTCATACACAACTCTTGCTTCTACTATCTCCTTACCTATCTTAAAGAATGGAAGCAGCTGATAAATGGTATTATTAAAATAAAACCTTTCATGCCGAACAAAATTAATAAAATCATCTTCAAAATCGTAAATAAACTCTACCAGCCGATTATCATTACATAAATTGAACTTTTTCCTAAAATTGCTTTCAAGAACACCTATACAGATAGATACATAATTCTGAATATCATATTCTGTTGTAATGCCTTCAACACCAAATGACATATCTATTACAGCATATTTGGGGTCTTTGAATTTAAATTCTCTGTAGCCTACTAAAAAGCCTGCCCTGGAATAAAGGATTTTAAGATATTTTATTTCATTCCTCTCCTTGTTCCCTCTTAACCAATATTTTAGGTCAGCTTTATAATGATCTGTAAATTCTCTGAAGGAATAATAAAATGGTATATTCATCATATTTAATTTTTAGAATACTAAATTAAATAGCTGATGCGACAAACTGTGTCGCATTAAAAGTTTTCAAAAGTATTTGGATCCGGTTAACATAATTTGAACTGTGTTAATGTTTTCTAGTTCCTTTTTAGATTGCGGTTCAATCCTCGACTCAGTTTGTGCTATCCAAGATTCTAAATCGATTTATTTTGTAAGTATTTATTTTTTCGAAATGCTCTTTATACTAAAGAAAAAGGAATCATTCAGAGTATATAACGAAAAGTGAACAACCTAGATAATCTCATAATCGAATTTTTTTAGAACACTAAATCTTATAAAAAAAAATTAACAAAGATCGAAGAGTTTAAAAAGAAGTAAAAGGAAAGAGCCCGGTGGAATACCGAACTCTTTTCTGTCAAAATATTGTTTAATTTGTCTAAACTTTTGGTGCAGTCTATTTTTGTGAAGAGTTTGTTTTATTTTTTAAAACTAAATAACATTTTTCATTTAGAGGATTAATTAATTTTTTTCTTTTTAAAAT containing:
- a CDS encoding helix-turn-helix transcriptional regulator, with product MEQINFIGVEPENFINEIVSKVKESLLTDLEKTFKENEPKRYLSADEVCERFGVSKPTIHEWRKRGILKPHKLGSRVYYRLDEIENAMIVND